CCTCGCGCATACGCTGGAAGAATGTGCACAGATTGCTGTTGATTTAGCGCGCGGTGCTAAGGTGCGACCAAATTATTTGGAACCGCTTGCACATACAGTTAGCTCTACGCTTGCCCCTGATAAAACAGTTGTTGGCCTGTATTCTGGCGGAACGCTTGCCGGTGAGGCTGCCATGATGATTACTGAGGCGCTTGAGCTGGGCCACATCATCAAAGAAGACGGCTACATGCTGCGCCATGGTGGCTATGACGTTATTGACCTTGGCGACGACATCTATACGCAGGGTCGTCCTCATCCCATGATTGACCCTGATGTTCGCATTGCTATGATGCGCGAATATGCCCAAACGCCTACTTGCGGTGTCATTCTCTTTGACTGTGTGCTCGGTTATGGTTGTCACGAAGATATGGCAGGTCTGTTGGCGCCTGTTATTGCTGAGTGCATAGAAACTGCTCGCTTGGATGGTCGTGAGCTCAAGTTTGTGGGAACAGTTGTTGGCACGCGCCAAGACCCACAGGATTATGAACGCTCGGTCATGATGCTTGAACAAGCAGGCGCAATTATTGAGTCGAGTAACGCACGCGCCGTACGCACTGCGCTTGCCTATAAAGGCATCACCTTTGTTGAGGCCGACCGCGCATGGCTTGATTATGACATTACCGATACAACACCTTTGCCAAAACCCAGCAAAGCCGTCATGAATTTGCTCAACTCAAAGCCACGTGTCATTAACGTGGGCGTTGAGAGTTTTAATGAGCCGCTTCGCGCTTATGGTGCACAAAGCGTGCAGTATCGCTGGAAGCCTATGGCAGGCGGCAACAAGCGCATGATTCACCTGCTCACCGAGCTTGCAAAGCACGATGAGCTGAATGAGCAAAATAATATAGTGCTTGAGCGATTCCGTGCCTCGCAGCCTTTCTTGGTTGATGTTAAGCCCGCCGGCGCGCTCATTCCTGAGATTAACGGGAAAGTGATTCTGCATGCCGGTCCGCCCATCGAATACAGCCACATGACTGACCCCATGCAAGGCTCATGCGTAGGGGCGGTACTTTTTGAGGGCTGGGCAAAAACCGAGAAGCAGGCTCGTGAGCTGCTAGAACGTGGCGAAGTGCGTTTTATTCCGTGCCACCATGTACACGCAGTGGGTCCTATGGGGGGCATTACAACTCAGAGTATGCCTATGGTGGTTGTGAAGAACCGCGTTGATGGCACGGTTGGCTATTGCACCATGAACGAAGGCATTGGCAAAGTGCTGCGCTTTGGTGCATATTCGCAAGAAGTAATCAATCGCCTGTGCTGGATGCGTGATGTATTGGGTCCCGTATTGGCTGCTGCCCTTGCTCAAAAGGAGGGTGGAATTAACCTAAATGTGCTGGTTGCACGAGCTATTACTATGGGAGACGAGTTCCATCAGCGAAATATTGCTGCCTCGCTTTGTTTTTTGAAAGAACTTGCTCCGCTTATTGTGTCACTTGATTGGGATGAGTCTGAGAAGCAGGCTGTTATGCAGTTTCTTGCAGATACCGATCAGTTCTTTTTGAATATCATGATGGCTATGGGCAAATCTATTGTCGATTATGTTCGCGCCTATCGTGGTGGCTCAATCGTAACAACTATGTGTCGCAACGGCGAAAACTTTGGTATTCGCATTTCTGCGCTTGGAGACCAGTGGTTTTTAGCGCCGGTTAATACACCTAATGGCTTGTACTTTACAGGCTATAGTCCTGAGGACGCAAATCCCGATATTGGAGATTCAGCAATTACCGAGACCGTAGGTGTAGGTGCTATGGCTATGATTGCGGCACCTGGAGTGACGCGTTTTGTGGGCGCCGGTGGCTTTGCTGATGCGCTTGAAACGTCCACTGAAATGGAGCGTATCTGCGTATCTCATAACGCAGCTTGGACTATTCCTACTTGGGACTTTAAGGGCACGTGTTTAGGCATTGATGTTCGTCGTGTGGTTGAGACGGGCATTACGCCACTCATCAATACAGGTATTGCGCATAAGCGTGCAGGGGTGGGCCAAATTGGAGCTGGCACTGTGCGAGCACCTCTGGGTTGTTTTGAAGCGGCGCTTGAGGCGCTTGCTGCAAGCTTAGGCATTGAGTAGTCGCTTATGTTGTATGCTCACACGCTCTCTCCGTATGCAGCAGAACAGCTTAGCTCTAACCAGCTAGGACGGGTTCATAGTGTCTTTAGGTCAGGCATCAACCTTGCGTTGTCGGGTGCTCTCATTCATGTAGGCACAGACGCTAAGCTTATGTCCTGTACGGGTATGTGTGTGGACGCTCAAACCTTAGACGCCTTGCTTGCGGTGGTAACTCCCGGAGTGCTTATACGGGTGCGCGCTGGTTTGCTTGCATGCTATACCACAGATGGTGTTGTTGAGCTTGATAGTAGAAGCGCCCAGCTCATGGATTGTTCGCTGGCAAACATGCTCGAGCTTTCTGACATGTTGTGGGCAATTGATTACCTTCGTGTAACAGAGCAGTTTGGGTGGCATACCATTCTAAAGCATGCTGGCCTCGCGATGACAGACGAGGTATCTGGGCATTTGTTGAGTCTCTGTAGTGAGCAAGGGGTGGGTTCTAAAACTATTGCCTATCTCGTGGGGCGCGGACCAGGTTTAACGCCCTCAGGTGATGATATATTACTGGGCTATGCGGCATCTCTTCTTATGTGCGGGGCTGATTATCAGCTTGCTTTAACACTTGCAGAAGCTGCTTCAGGGCGAACCACGCACGTGAGTCAGTCATATTTTGATGCGCTGGCGCGCGGCTGGGTGCATCCTGTGTTTGGTGATTTGGAGCGTGCTATTGCTGAGCATTCAGAGCCACACATGCAAGCAGCTTTAGGAGCAATAACGCGCATTGGTCATAGCTCGGGTTGGGATGGTTTACTCGGCTTATACGCAGGCTTTTTGCATGCTGTGGCACATGAGCAATGTGTGGCATTCCAAGTTGTATAGACAATACGAATGGAGGAAGGTGTGAAACGATGTACGTATAATCCTACGCTTTTTATTGCGCTTGCACTGGCGCTTGGCGTAGCGGTTGGTCTTGTGGTGGGCGCACCGATGACCGAGATTAAATTTGTAGGCGAGATATTTTTCTCGCTGGTTCAAATGTGCATGGTCCCGTTTGTAATGGGTCAAATTATTGCGGCAGTCGGTTCACTAACCCCGCGTGAACTGGGAAATATTGGCATCAAAGCAATCCTTTTGTTTTTTGTGACCTCACTTATTGCTGCAGCGTTTGGCGTGTTTACCTCAGAGATATTTAAGCCTGGTCTCATGGCGGATGGAGCGGCGCTCGTTGCTGGTGCAAGTTCTGATGCAGCAGTCACTCACGTAAGCCTTGCTGAGACGCTAACAAGCTTTTTCTCAAAGAACATCGTTTCATCAATGGCTGCAGGAGCTATGGTTCCCTGTATCGTTTTCTCATTGTTCTTTGGTGTAGCTTTAAGTCTTTATCGCGAAAAGCATAAAACAAGTCATGTCTTTAGCCTCATTGAAGAGCTTAATGAGTTGCTGCTCATCATTATTCGTATGGTCATGAACGTTGCTCCGGTCGGTGTTTTTGCCTACGTTTCCTCAAGTGTTGGTGCTTTGGGTATCAGCATGGTTCTTTCGGTGGGTAAGTTCATTCTGGTGCTTTTTGGCACGTCGTTGGTATTTTGTGCGCTGTGGTATGTGGTGGTTGCGCTCTATTGCCGTCTACCTCTGGGCAAGCTCTTTATGAAGACTGTGCCTATGGTAGTTATGTCTGCCGCTACGATTTCATCTGCTATGACCTTGCCGGTTGAGATGGAAGATGCCAAGAGAAAGATAGGCTTGCGCCGTGATATTTGCGACCTTGTTTTGCCTCTAGGTGTGCCTCTTAATAGCAATGGAAAGGCGTTGCAGCTAGCAGTAACCGCTATGTTTGTAGCGCAGTTGTATGGCATGGAGTTTACCGGAGGGGCGCTTATACAGTGCGCCATGATTAGCTGGCTATTATCATTTGCAAACGCTGCTGCTCCTGGAGGAACGCTTATCTCCTTAACCATGCTTTTCCCGGCGCTTGGTTTGCCAATGGATGCCATTGCTATCGTGGGTGGTCTTGAATACATTACCGCTGGTATCGGCACGCCTCCTAATGTGATTTCTGATGTGTTTTGTGGCATGTTAGTAGCTCAGCATGAAGAAAACGGTATTAATCGCGATATATTCTTTGGAAAGAAGGATTATGTTGAATCCATTGACACGTTGGAGGGCTAGGACATCTTCGCGCCGTGATTGGTATCACCGGTAACTATTCAGTGGCTTCAAGGGCTACTGTGAGCGCTTGGGAGTTTTTAAGCTTTGATATGCCAGTTTTTTTACGGTTACTTGAGTCTACCCAACTTAAGTGCACGCTAGCTAAGTTTTAACCTGCTATGAAAGGACGAATCATGCTTGTTTCTCGTGAAGAACTTAAAACCTTAATGAAGAACAAATTTATGGCAGCAGGTCTTTCGGCAGAACATGCTGAAAAGACAGCTGAGGTACTGACGTGGTCAAGTGAGCGTGGCTTGCACAGTCACGGCGAGGTGCGCGTCGAGTACTATACCGAGCGCATATCCAAGGGCGGCATTACCACTAATCCTCAGTGGACATGGGAGCAGACAGGGCCTGTTACCGGTATTCTTGATGGTGATAATGGCTGCGGCTATCCTTTTGCCATTAAGGGTCTTGAATACGCTATGGATATGGCGCGTGAAAACGGTATTGGCGTTGTTGGCGTGCGTCGCGTGTCACACACGGGCGCTCTGGGCTACTACACCGAGATGGCTGCCCAAAACGACCTTTGCCTGCTTACGATGTGCCAATCAGACCCAATGGTTATTCCCTATGGTGGCGCGGAGCCCTTCTACGGCACCAATCCTATTGCCTTTGGTGCGCCAACTGCTGATGAGCGCTTTGTTAATTTTGATATGGCAACAACAGTCCAGGCATGGGGCAAAATCCTCGACGCAAAAAGTGCTGGTCGCTCAATTCCTAACGACTGGGCGGTTGACGTTGATGGCAACGCAACAACGGACCCCTTCAGCGTGAATGCGCTGCGCGCTATTGCAGGTCCTAAGGGTTACGGTCTTATGATGGTCGTTGATATTTTGTCCGGCATCCTGCTTGGTGTACCGTCGGGCAAAAACGTATCCAGTATGTATCACGACCTTTCTGAGGGGCGCGACCTGGGACATCTGCATATCGTGATTGACCCAGCGCGTTTTGTAGGGCTTGATGCATTTAAGCAGCAAATGAGCCAGACACTCGATGAGCTGGGCGCGGTAAAGCCAGGTCCTGGCTTTGATAAGGTGTACTATCCTGGCGAGCGCGCCTTGCTGCGCAAGGCAGCCTGTGACGAGGCAGGTGGCATTGAGATTGTGGATAGCATCTACGAATATCTAACGAGCGATAAGCTGTATATCCACAGCTGGGACCACAAGAATCGTTTTGCAGAGTAAGGCTGAACTGTGCTCGGTTTGCGCTTGGAGTGAACCTGAATGAGCTTATAAGCCAATTGTGACTGACGTGAAATAGCCGTATCTGTTTGATTATCTGCGTGTTTGATGAGTTGTGCAGCAGTTCCACCCGTGTAAGGGGAGGGACTGCTGCGTTTATTTGAGCCATGTACTTGCGTTTATGCTGACGCTCTATCAATTTTGCTGCAGAGATTTGCAAAACATAAACGTTAAACGTAGTTATTTGAAGCCAAAACAAGCTAGTGTACGATTCTTCCGGTGTGGGCCGAGTACACTCCATTTTAATAAAGTGAAAATCCTGCGGAAATGCTAAAAAACTCGCTTGTACAGACCCCCTATACTCGAGGTACGAACAAAAATTCGTACACTAAATCGATTTGCTTTGAAAAAAAGCGCGCATGCGCCAAATAAACGGAGGCTCCTTCAACCTAAGCCTCTTCACGCAGATGTTTAGAGCGCGTTACGACATATATTCGTCCCCTCAAACACTCAAATCACAATTTCTCGACAAATGAGATGAAAAATTAGCAAACTATTCTGTAGACGGTCGCTATGCGTCGGTGACCGGCTTTGACAAATGCAGTCTGTTCGTTACACAGGGGCATTTTTTCTCTAGGTCTTATTGTCTTTTTATAATTTAGTTCAAGCGTTGATTCTCTTGGCATGGGGCGCAAGAGATGTAGAAAGGAGTTATATGATTCAAAAAAGTAAACGAAGGAGGGGATGGTGGCTTGCCTCAATTTGCATTGCACTTATAGGTGTGTTGGCAGTCTTGTCTCCTGGTGGGGCTCATGCTGCCTCGCACGAGTATCAGGTATATCCATCAGTGCAAAAGATGGAGTACAAAGATTCACGCTGGATTTTGCGCTCAAATGTACAAACCGTTGTTGAGGCTGGTGTCGATGACGATACTAAGGCACGCTTAGATGAGGTTTTAGCGCTTAAAAATCT
This region of Collinsella sp. zg1085 genomic DNA includes:
- the fdrA gene encoding DUF1116 domain-containing protein, giving the protein MLFTVVEHNSYQDSINLMLLTNKINAMPGVIRSQIMMGTDANKDIYQAAGLLTPEAAAAQPSDMIIVVEANSHDILERVLEETRLFLANLSVKHASQEGMSEAHSWEEALALLPDANMALFSIPGEYAAPELERALDLGLHVFSFTDNVSAEDEARLKKKAHDKGLLLMGPDCGTGVISSVPVAFTNVINPGNIGIVGASGTGIQEVTCAIDRLGGGCVHAIGTGGRDLKAEIGAVTVKDAIVALEHHDPTDVICVISKPPAPEIRDEVVDLLQKCTKPVVAIFIGEKPLAHVGHVHLAHTLEECAQIAVDLARGAKVRPNYLEPLAHTVSSTLAPDKTVVGLYSGGTLAGEAAMMITEALELGHIIKEDGYMLRHGGYDVIDLGDDIYTQGRPHPMIDPDVRIAMMREYAQTPTCGVILFDCVLGYGCHEDMAGLLAPVIAECIETARLDGRELKFVGTVVGTRQDPQDYERSVMMLEQAGAIIESSNARAVRTALAYKGITFVEADRAWLDYDITDTTPLPKPSKAVMNLLNSKPRVINVGVESFNEPLRAYGAQSVQYRWKPMAGGNKRMIHLLTELAKHDELNEQNNIVLERFRASQPFLVDVKPAGALIPEINGKVILHAGPPIEYSHMTDPMQGSCVGAVLFEGWAKTEKQARELLERGEVRFIPCHHVHAVGPMGGITTQSMPMVVVKNRVDGTVGYCTMNEGIGKVLRFGAYSQEVINRLCWMRDVLGPVLAAALAQKEGGINLNVLVARAITMGDEFHQRNIAASLCFLKELAPLIVSLDWDESEKQAVMQFLADTDQFFLNIMMAMGKSIVDYVRAYRGGSIVTTMCRNGENFGIRISALGDQWFLAPVNTPNGLYFTGYSPEDANPDIGDSAITETVGVGAMAMIAAPGVTRFVGAGGFADALETSTEMERICVSHNAAWTIPTWDFKGTCLGIDVRRVVETGITPLINTGIAHKRAGVGQIGAGTVRAPLGCFEAALEALAASLGIE
- a CDS encoding DUF2877 domain-containing protein translates to MLYAHTLSPYAAEQLSSNQLGRVHSVFRSGINLALSGALIHVGTDAKLMSCTGMCVDAQTLDALLAVVTPGVLIRVRAGLLACYTTDGVVELDSRSAQLMDCSLANMLELSDMLWAIDYLRVTEQFGWHTILKHAGLAMTDEVSGHLLSLCSEQGVGSKTIAYLVGRGPGLTPSGDDILLGYAASLLMCGADYQLALTLAEAASGRTTHVSQSYFDALARGWVHPVFGDLERAIAEHSEPHMQAALGAITRIGHSSGWDGLLGLYAGFLHAVAHEQCVAFQVV
- a CDS encoding dicarboxylate/amino acid:cation symporter; translated protein: MKRCTYNPTLFIALALALGVAVGLVVGAPMTEIKFVGEIFFSLVQMCMVPFVMGQIIAAVGSLTPRELGNIGIKAILLFFVTSLIAAAFGVFTSEIFKPGLMADGAALVAGASSDAAVTHVSLAETLTSFFSKNIVSSMAAGAMVPCIVFSLFFGVALSLYREKHKTSHVFSLIEELNELLLIIIRMVMNVAPVGVFAYVSSSVGALGISMVLSVGKFILVLFGTSLVFCALWYVVVALYCRLPLGKLFMKTVPMVVMSAATISSAMTLPVEMEDAKRKIGLRRDICDLVLPLGVPLNSNGKALQLAVTAMFVAQLYGMEFTGGALIQCAMISWLLSFANAAAPGGTLISLTMLFPALGLPMDAIAIVGGLEYITAGIGTPPNVISDVFCGMLVAQHEENGINRDIFFGKKDYVESIDTLEG
- the allD gene encoding ureidoglycolate dehydrogenase encodes the protein MLVSREELKTLMKNKFMAAGLSAEHAEKTAEVLTWSSERGLHSHGEVRVEYYTERISKGGITTNPQWTWEQTGPVTGILDGDNGCGYPFAIKGLEYAMDMARENGIGVVGVRRVSHTGALGYYTEMAAQNDLCLLTMCQSDPMVIPYGGAEPFYGTNPIAFGAPTADERFVNFDMATTVQAWGKILDAKSAGRSIPNDWAVDVDGNATTDPFSVNALRAIAGPKGYGLMMVVDILSGILLGVPSGKNVSSMYHDLSEGRDLGHLHIVIDPARFVGLDAFKQQMSQTLDELGAVKPGPGFDKVYYPGERALLRKAACDEAGGIEIVDSIYEYLTSDKLYIHSWDHKNRFAE